In Chitinibacter sp. SCUT-21, a single genomic region encodes these proteins:
- a CDS encoding GAF domain-containing protein, which translates to MQAPAKPSNEALRIDTLRRFLILDTPPEERFDNLTRAAAAFFRVQIAVVSLVDENRQWFKSICGLDAKETSRDISFCGHAILQDDVMIIEDALLDPRFVDNPLVTGEPHIRFYAGAPLKAENGVNVGTLCLIDRTPKTLTPAEIEMLQDMARVVVGELEKTPEIMQSKN; encoded by the coding sequence ATGCAAGCACCCGCAAAACCGAGTAATGAAGCGCTGCGCATTGATACGCTGCGTCGATTTTTGATTTTGGATACCCCACCGGAAGAGCGCTTTGATAATTTAACACGTGCTGCGGCGGCTTTTTTTCGGGTGCAAATTGCGGTGGTCAGTTTGGTGGATGAAAACCGCCAATGGTTCAAATCCATTTGTGGTTTGGATGCCAAAGAAACATCACGCGATATTTCTTTTTGTGGTCATGCCATTTTGCAAGACGACGTGATGATCATTGAAGACGCTTTGCTCGACCCTCGTTTTGTTGATAACCCCTTAGTGACTGGGGAGCCGCATATTCGTTTTTATGCTGGAGCGCCGTTAAAGGCAGAAAATGGCGTTAATGTCGGCACTCTATGCTTGATTGATCGAACGCCAAAAACCCTAACTCCGGCTGAAATTGAGATGTTGCAAGATATGGCCCGTGTCGTGGTCGGCGAATTAGAGAAAACACCTGAGATAATGCAAAGTAAAAACTAG
- a CDS encoding DUF1415 domain-containing protein → MSDEIIIQQTRHWLEQAVIGLNLCPFAKSVYVKNQIRFVVSHAKHLDGFLDDLDRELDLLAQTPADEIDTTLLIHPTLFPDFEVFNDFLLIADEVVAEHELDGVLQIASFHPDFQFAETEVDEISNYTNRAPYPTLHLLREDSIAKAVAAFPNPEAIFERNIETLEKIGLAGWLALGLQQSKAGGAA, encoded by the coding sequence ATGTCTGACGAAATTATTATTCAACAAACCCGACATTGGCTTGAGCAGGCGGTCATTGGTTTAAATTTATGCCCATTTGCTAAATCGGTGTATGTCAAAAATCAGATTCGCTTTGTAGTGTCTCACGCTAAGCATCTTGATGGTTTTTTAGACGATCTGGATCGCGAATTAGATTTGCTTGCACAAACACCAGCGGATGAAATTGATACCACATTGCTGATTCATCCAACGCTCTTTCCTGATTTTGAAGTGTTTAACGATTTTTTGCTGATTGCTGATGAAGTGGTCGCCGAGCACGAATTGGATGGTGTTTTGCAAATTGCTAGTTTTCACCCTGATTTCCAATTTGCTGAAACTGAGGTCGACGAGATCAGTAATTACACTAATCGCGCGCCTTACCCAACCTTGCATTTATTGCGCGAAGACAGTATCGCTAAAGCGGTCGCTGCTTTCCCAAACCCTGAGGCCATTTTTGAGCGCAATATCGAAACGCTAGAAAAAATCGGTTTGGCGGGTTGGTTGGCGCTCGGTTTGCAGCAATCTAAAGCTGGAGGAGCGGCTTGA
- the trpS gene encoding tryptophan--tRNA ligase, whose amino-acid sequence MSQATTVVVTGDRTTGPLHLGHFAGSLQTRLQLQEQHNPFLLLADTQALADHQGDYSKVRQAVIDVALDYLAVGIDPKKSTILIQSMVPELAELSFYMMNLVSVARLERNPTVKSELRAKGQERDVAAGFLSYPVSQAADITALRGTLIPVGADQLPMIEQTNEIVRRFNRMVGEDILNECEALLSDTTRLPGIDGKGKMSRAAGNFIALSASADEISAAVNKMYTDSNHLTVGSPGQIEGNVVFSFLDAFDSDSVKVAELKAQYQHGGLADSVIKARLNEVLQALLGPIRERRNELAKNPDEVLSMLLCGSAKARQTAVLTLHKVKKAMGMYYF is encoded by the coding sequence ATGTCTCAAGCTACTACCGTCGTTGTTACCGGCGACAGAACCACAGGGCCATTGCACTTAGGTCATTTTGCAGGTTCGCTACAAACACGCCTACAACTGCAAGAGCAACACAACCCATTTCTACTCCTGGCCGATACCCAAGCACTCGCCGATCATCAAGGTGACTATAGCAAGGTGCGCCAAGCGGTGATTGACGTTGCTTTGGACTACCTTGCGGTAGGGATAGACCCGAAAAAATCGACGATTTTGATTCAGTCTATGGTGCCAGAGCTCGCAGAGCTATCGTTTTACATGATGAACCTAGTTAGCGTGGCGCGATTGGAACGTAATCCAACGGTAAAATCTGAATTACGCGCCAAGGGCCAAGAACGAGACGTTGCGGCAGGATTTTTAAGCTACCCAGTTAGCCAAGCAGCAGACATCACCGCCCTGCGCGGCACCTTGATTCCAGTTGGCGCAGATCAACTACCAATGATCGAGCAAACCAATGAAATAGTGCGGCGTTTTAACCGCATGGTCGGCGAAGACATTCTGAACGAATGCGAAGCCCTTCTTTCCGACACCACTCGCCTGCCCGGCATTGATGGCAAAGGAAAAATGAGCCGCGCTGCGGGTAATTTTATTGCACTATCTGCCAGCGCCGATGAGATCAGCGCAGCAGTCAACAAAATGTACACCGACAGCAATCACCTCACTGTGGGTTCACCCGGGCAGATTGAAGGCAATGTGGTGTTTAGCTTTTTAGATGCCTTTGATAGCGATAGCGTCAAAGTGGCCGAACTTAAAGCGCAATACCAACATGGCGGGCTAGCCGACAGCGTGATCAAAGCTCGCCTGAATGAGGTTTTACAAGCTTTGCTTGGGCCAATTCGTGAACGGCGTAATGAGTTAGCTAAAAATCCGGATGAAGTATTATCAATGCTACTGTGTGGCTCAGCCAAAGCGCGTCAAACTGCGGTGTTAACACTGCATAAAGTGAAAAAAGCCATGGGCATGTACTACTTCTAA
- the metE gene encoding 5-methyltetrahydropteroyltriglutamate--homocysteine S-methyltransferase, whose amino-acid sequence MSSTNSVNVKAHILGFPRIGAQRELKFAVEKFWRGEISEGELSQVGQTLRRRHWAWQAEAGLDFVTVGDFAWYDQILNTAALLGAIPARFGFDAKRLSLPQYFELARGNTEQFAMEMTKYFDTNYHYLVPEISSKTTFDGGVEWFFHEIEDAITQGHAVKAVLPGPLTFLWLSKCKQDGYNKLDLLPSIVAAYTRIINKLAALGVAHLQLDEPILALQLPAEWVAALEPTYRTLCEQGVKIVLATYFDSVTEHAPLLAKLPLAGLHIDAVRAPEQLLSFAAQWPSNKVLSLGVIDGRNIWAADLVKVLGQIKPVHAQLGASLWIAPSCSLLHTPVDLAQEEKLDAELKSWLAFAKQKLAELSVLKRGLNGGDITAELTLNADAQHARRTSKRIHNPAVAARLAALAPSADQRWADFATRQAAQRKRFNLPVLPTTTIGSFPQTKEIRAARAAFKKGDLSLEQYEAAMKAEIALVVKKQDELGIDVPVHGEAERNDMVEYFGEQLAGFAFTQFGWVQSYGSRCVKPPVLFGDVSRPSAMTVAWSSYAQSLTNKPMKGMLTGPVTILQWSFVRDDQPRSVTCDQIALAIRDEVVDLEEAGIGIIQIDEPAFREGLPLKQADWSKYLDWAGRAFRISASGVANDTQIHTHMCYSEFNDILPAIAAMDADVITIETSRSDMDLLEAFAGKNGDAFIYPNEIGPGVYDIHSPRVPQVNEMLRLIAKALEVVPAERLWINPDCGLKTRGWPETEAALANMLEATKTARAAISEGRQLIVDSAKIPTESHGACACH is encoded by the coding sequence ATGAGTTCAACTAATAGTGTTAACGTGAAGGCGCATATTCTGGGCTTCCCACGGATCGGTGCGCAGCGCGAATTGAAATTTGCGGTGGAAAAATTCTGGCGTGGTGAAATCAGCGAGGGTGAACTCTCGCAAGTGGGACAAACGCTGCGCCGTCGCCACTGGGCTTGGCAAGCCGAAGCGGGCCTAGATTTTGTGACCGTCGGCGATTTTGCTTGGTATGACCAAATTTTGAACACCGCCGCTTTGCTCGGTGCGATTCCTGCCCGTTTTGGTTTTGATGCCAAACGTCTGAGCTTGCCGCAGTATTTTGAATTGGCACGTGGCAACACCGAACAGTTTGCGATGGAAATGACCAAGTATTTCGACACCAATTATCACTATTTGGTGCCAGAAATTAGCAGTAAAACCACGTTTGACGGTGGTGTGGAATGGTTTTTCCACGAAATCGAAGATGCAATCACGCAAGGCCATGCCGTGAAAGCCGTCTTACCTGGCCCGCTCACCTTCTTGTGGCTCTCAAAGTGCAAACAAGATGGGTATAACAAGCTAGACCTTTTGCCGTCTATCGTTGCAGCCTATACCCGTATTATTAATAAATTGGCCGCTTTGGGTGTGGCGCATCTTCAATTGGATGAGCCAATTTTAGCTTTGCAATTGCCTGCAGAGTGGGTGGCTGCGCTTGAGCCTACTTACCGTACCTTGTGTGAGCAAGGTGTAAAGATTGTATTGGCGACGTATTTTGATTCAGTTACCGAGCATGCACCGCTCTTGGCTAAATTGCCGCTAGCTGGTTTGCACATCGATGCGGTGCGTGCGCCTGAGCAATTACTTAGCTTTGCCGCGCAATGGCCAAGCAATAAAGTGCTGTCTTTGGGCGTGATCGACGGGCGCAATATTTGGGCTGCGGATTTGGTGAAAGTATTGGGGCAGATTAAGCCTGTGCACGCCCAGTTGGGCGCGTCTTTGTGGATCGCACCAAGCTGCTCATTGCTGCACACGCCTGTTGATTTGGCGCAGGAAGAAAAACTCGACGCAGAGCTTAAATCTTGGCTGGCATTTGCCAAGCAAAAGTTGGCTGAATTAAGTGTCTTGAAACGTGGTCTGAATGGTGGAGATATCACCGCAGAACTAACGCTCAACGCTGATGCGCAACACGCACGCCGCACGTCAAAACGCATTCATAATCCTGCAGTTGCCGCCCGACTGGCAGCGCTGGCGCCATCGGCGGATCAGCGTTGGGCTGATTTTGCTACGCGCCAAGCGGCGCAGCGTAAGCGCTTTAATTTGCCTGTATTGCCAACGACGACCATTGGCTCTTTCCCACAAACCAAAGAAATCCGCGCTGCGCGAGCGGCATTTAAGAAAGGCGATTTAAGTCTGGAGCAATACGAAGCTGCGATGAAGGCCGAGATTGCACTGGTCGTGAAAAAACAGGATGAGTTGGGTATTGACGTGCCAGTGCACGGCGAAGCTGAGCGTAACGATATGGTTGAATACTTTGGCGAGCAACTGGCTGGCTTTGCGTTTACCCAATTTGGCTGGGTACAAAGCTACGGTAGCCGTTGCGTGAAGCCGCCGGTGTTGTTTGGCGATGTGTCGCGCCCGAGTGCGATGACGGTGGCATGGTCGAGCTACGCACAAAGTCTGACTAACAAGCCGATGAAAGGCATGTTGACTGGCCCGGTGACGATTTTGCAATGGTCTTTCGTGCGCGACGATCAACCTCGCTCGGTCACCTGCGATCAAATTGCTTTGGCGATTCGCGATGAAGTGGTGGATTTGGAAGAGGCGGGTATTGGCATTATTCAGATTGATGAACCTGCGTTCCGTGAAGGTTTACCACTCAAACAAGCCGATTGGTCTAAATATCTGGATTGGGCTGGCCGCGCATTCCGAATTTCAGCATCGGGCGTTGCGAACGACACGCAAATTCACACCCATATGTGCTATTCGGAATTCAACGACATTCTGCCTGCGATTGCGGCGATGGATGCCGACGTGATTACGATTGAGACCAGCCGCTCGGATATGGATTTGCTGGAGGCCTTCGCTGGAAAAAATGGCGATGCATTTATTTATCCAAACGAAATCGGCCCCGGCGTGTATGACATTCACAGCCCACGCGTGCCACAGGTCAATGAAATGTTACGCCTGATCGCCAAAGCCTTGGAAGTCGTTCCCGCCGAGCGTTTATGGATCAACCCTGATTGCGGTTTGAAAACCCGTGGATGGCCAGAAACTGAGGCCGCGCTGGCGAATATGCTAGAGGCAACCAAAACCGCACGCGCAGCAATTAGTGAAGGGCGGCAATTGATTGTTGACTCGGCTAAAATACCGACAGAGAGCCACGGCGCTTGCGCTTGCCACTAA
- a CDS encoding MltA domain-containing protein yields MNKRNTLLTTASILAVFLSGCISTPPQNTQPSITPKPAATATPSPIPAARYQARNWSEVPAWQDDQLVQGWNAWLKGCTKPRAAWVKLCADAKSVTVQSAAIRQFIENRLTPYQLINPDGKETGLITGYYEPVYPGSLTRTAQAKHPVHAPPKDMITVALDEIYPELKGKRLRGRVVGNKLLPYPDRADIVAKGIDAPVLAWLTDPMNVQFLQIQGSGRVQLNDGTQLRLGYADQNGRPYKPVGRWLVEQGLMPASEVSMQSINAWAKANPARVDELLNSNPSYVFFRTLPPSNEGPIGSLGVPLSAGYSIAIDPNTVPLGSLVFIATTRPDNDGGIHRLVAAQDTGGAIRGTVRADFFWGTGDAAGELAGKMKQEGKLWLLWPKGTALPN; encoded by the coding sequence ATGAATAAGCGCAATACCCTACTGACAACGGCCAGTATTCTGGCCGTTTTTTTATCTGGTTGCATCAGCACGCCACCGCAAAATACCCAGCCGAGTATCACTCCAAAGCCAGCTGCTACAGCTACCCCTAGCCCGATACCTGCCGCCCGCTATCAAGCCCGTAATTGGAGCGAAGTGCCCGCATGGCAAGACGATCAATTAGTGCAAGGTTGGAATGCGTGGCTAAAAGGCTGCACCAAGCCGCGCGCCGCATGGGTTAAACTTTGCGCTGATGCCAAATCGGTAACAGTGCAAAGCGCCGCGATTCGCCAATTTATCGAAAATCGCTTAACGCCATATCAATTGATTAATCCAGATGGCAAAGAAACCGGCTTGATTACCGGTTATTACGAACCGGTTTACCCCGGCAGCCTGACGCGCACCGCGCAAGCCAAGCATCCAGTCCACGCGCCACCGAAAGACATGATTACCGTCGCGCTCGACGAAATCTATCCTGAGCTGAAAGGCAAACGCCTGCGTGGTCGGGTCGTCGGCAACAAGTTACTGCCCTACCCTGATCGCGCCGACATCGTCGCCAAAGGCATCGACGCACCTGTACTGGCTTGGTTAACCGACCCAATGAATGTGCAATTTCTGCAAATCCAAGGCTCAGGCCGAGTGCAACTCAATGACGGCACGCAATTGCGTTTGGGCTACGCTGATCAAAATGGGCGCCCGTACAAACCTGTTGGCCGCTGGCTGGTTGAACAAGGCTTAATGCCAGCGAGCGAGGTATCGATGCAATCGATTAACGCATGGGCAAAAGCCAACCCAGCGCGCGTCGATGAGCTGCTCAATAGCAATCCAAGCTATGTGTTTTTCCGCACCTTACCACCGAGCAACGAGGGCCCGATTGGTTCGCTAGGCGTGCCGCTAAGCGCTGGTTACAGCATCGCCATCGACCCCAATACCGTACCGCTAGGCAGCCTAGTCTTTATCGCCACCACACGCCCTGATAACGACGGCGGCATTCATCGCCTTGTCGCTGCGCAAGACACCGGCGGCGCGATTCGCGGCACGGTACGGGCGGATTTTTTCTGGGGAACGGGTGACGCCGCGGGTGAACTTGCCGGCAAAATGAAACAAGAAGGCAAATTGTGGTTACTGTGGCCTAAAGGCACAGCACTACCTAATTAA
- a CDS encoding flagellin, translated as MKVQGGVEGAFVGNQVSLYDGGLLGNVPSAKETVIGGNVDFKSTAAYFSVSSNLAAKEGGLFAGAANDLQASVLQKVNSIDISSVAGATAAIDIADGALGQVNSIRADLGAIQNRFESTISNLSTSVENLSAARSRIRDADFAQETANLTRSQVLQQAGTAMLAQANALPNQVLSLLRG; from the coding sequence ATGAAAGTGCAGGGGGGGGTAGAAGGTGCCTTTGTGGGTAACCAAGTATCATTATACGATGGTGGCTTATTGGGGAATGTGCCATCAGCAAAAGAAACTGTGATTGGTGGTAATGTCGACTTTAAATCAACAGCTGCATATTTTAGTGTTAGTTCAAATCTAGCAGCGAAAGAAGGTGGTTTGTTTGCTGGTGCTGCTAATGATTTACAAGCTAGCGTGTTGCAAAAAGTAAATTCAATTGATATTAGCTCGGTAGCAGGTGCGACGGCAGCGATTGACATTGCGGATGGCGCATTAGGGCAGGTGAATAGCATTCGTGCTGATTTGGGTGCGATTCAAAACCGCTTTGAATCGACAATTTCAAATCTTTCTACTTCGGTAGAGAACCTCTCTGCAGCACGTAGCCGGATTCGTGATGCAGACTTTGCCCAAGAGACAGCTAATTTAACTCGCTCGCAAGTGTTGCAACAGGCCGGCACAGCAATGTTGGCGCAAGCTAACGCACTGCCAAATCAGGTGTTGAGCTTGTTGCGCGGCTAA
- a CDS encoding DinB family protein — protein sequence MSATLFRTLFEHKAWANQQLLAQLIEHRSDEHAKSWRLATRLMNHLNIVDQIFIAHLNGIAHGFTGTNTPETPELSELLERTAQTDQYLIGLVSQLPAARFDEQIQFVFTDGKAGQMSVAEILMHLITHASYHRGQIGRVIYESDAKIPPDILTGFLHRNRQPNPQQSL from the coding sequence ATGAGCGCCACACTTTTTCGCACACTGTTTGAACATAAAGCTTGGGCTAACCAGCAATTGCTTGCGCAATTGATTGAGCATCGCAGCGATGAACACGCGAAAAGTTGGCGCTTGGCCACCCGACTGATGAATCACCTAAATATCGTTGATCAGATTTTTATTGCGCATCTAAACGGCATTGCACACGGCTTTACTGGCACCAACACGCCAGAAACGCCGGAACTGAGCGAACTACTAGAGCGCACTGCGCAAACCGATCAATATTTAATTGGGCTTGTTAGCCAGCTGCCCGCTGCGCGCTTTGATGAGCAAATCCAGTTTGTTTTCACCGATGGTAAAGCCGGCCAAATGAGCGTCGCCGAGATTTTGATGCACTTGATTACCCATGCAAGCTATCACCGTGGGCAAATTGGCCGCGTCATTTATGAAAGCGACGCGAAAATTCCGCCTGATATTTTGACGGGCTTTTTGCACCGTAATCGCCAGCCAAACCCGCAGCAATCGTTATAA
- a CDS encoding dihydrofolate reductase, whose amino-acid sequence MQLAIISAVGANKVIGIDNRLPWRLPEDLQYFKRLTMGSPMLMGRKTFESLPGLLPGRRHLVVSRNADWHADGAETFTSIAAAIEACADLDKLFVIGGGEIYRQALTLADTLYLTEVNLSPEGDAYFPEFDRTLWQETSREAHVSEKGIEYAFVAYQRKY is encoded by the coding sequence ATGCAACTAGCCATTATTTCCGCAGTCGGAGCAAACAAGGTCATCGGCATTGACAACCGCCTGCCGTGGCGTTTGCCTGAGGATTTGCAATATTTCAAACGTTTAACCATGGGTAGCCCGATGCTGATGGGGCGTAAAACGTTTGAATCTTTGCCGGGTTTGCTGCCGGGGCGGCGGCATTTGGTCGTGAGCCGCAACGCCGATTGGCACGCGGATGGCGCTGAAACCTTCACTAGTATTGCAGCGGCGATTGAGGCTTGTGCTGATTTGGATAAATTATTCGTCATCGGCGGTGGCGAAATTTATCGCCAGGCCTTGACCTTGGCCGATACTTTGTATTTAACCGAAGTCAATCTCAGCCCTGAAGGCGATGCCTATTTTCCTGAATTTGATCGCACGCTATGGCAAGAGACGAGTCGTGAAGCGCATGTGTCGGAAAAGGGTATTGAGTACGCTTTTGTGGCTTATCAACGTAAATATTGA
- a CDS encoding peptidoglycan DD-metalloendopeptidase family protein: MRLKLHWPNLLVAALLLSLIGCGTTSDVGVPDGYYRVKAGDTLYRIALNNKQSVATIKSWNNLKSNDIEVGQLLRVSGGSAGKSNVPASNKTAAPAPRTTPAPKPSIELSWPHSGSIITKYAPPRNKGIDIAGNEGDAILAAADGKVVYAGDGIRAYGHMLIIRHSGDYLTTYAHNQTLLVAEGAQVRRGQPIAKMGQTGTDKVKLHFEVRLKGQPINPIGPLPDR; encoded by the coding sequence TTGAGATTGAAGTTGCACTGGCCAAATCTGCTTGTAGCAGCATTGCTGCTCAGTTTAATCGGCTGCGGAACAACATCGGATGTTGGCGTGCCGGATGGCTACTATCGCGTCAAAGCTGGGGATACCTTATACCGGATTGCATTAAACAATAAGCAATCGGTGGCCACGATCAAAAGTTGGAACAATCTCAAAAGCAATGATATTGAGGTGGGCCAATTATTGCGGGTAAGCGGTGGCTCTGCTGGCAAATCGAATGTGCCAGCGAGTAATAAAACGGCGGCCCCCGCACCGCGAACTACGCCTGCTCCTAAGCCCAGTATTGAGTTAAGTTGGCCGCATAGCGGTAGCATTATTACCAAATATGCACCGCCGCGGAACAAGGGGATTGATATTGCTGGCAATGAAGGCGATGCAATTTTGGCCGCAGCTGATGGCAAAGTGGTTTATGCTGGCGATGGCATTCGTGCCTACGGGCATATGCTGATTATTCGACACAGCGGCGATTATTTAACGACTTATGCTCACAATCAAACGCTGTTGGTCGCAGAGGGCGCGCAAGTGCGGCGTGGTCAGCCAATTGCCAAAATGGGGCAGACGGGAACGGACAAGGTTAAGCTGCATTTTGAAGTGCGCTTGAAAGGTCAGCCGATTAATCCAATCGGCCCCTTGCCTGATCGCTAG
- a CDS encoding flagellar protein FlaG, with protein MQVQNVNAANSVAPIKDAIRSEQRADSTTVAQVQSRAIESVGEQSAETIRSALERVNEIAKTLKTGLEFTIDDDTKIQIVKVTDIESKDVIRQIPTEEVVRISKAIDQLKGLLLSEKA; from the coding sequence ATGCAAGTTCAAAACGTGAATGCTGCCAATTCGGTGGCGCCGATCAAAGACGCGATTCGTTCTGAGCAAAGGGCGGATTCAACGACGGTCGCTCAAGTGCAGTCAAGAGCGATAGAGTCGGTTGGTGAGCAGTCCGCAGAAACTATTCGTAGTGCGCTAGAACGAGTTAATGAAATTGCTAAAACACTCAAAACTGGGCTTGAATTTACAATTGATGATGATACAAAAATCCAGATTGTAAAGGTGACGGATATTGAGTCAAAAGACGTAATTCGGCAAATCCCTACCGAAGAGGTGGTTAGAATATCAAAAGCAATTGATCAGCTGAAAGGTTTGTTGCTGAGTGAAAAAGCATAA
- a CDS encoding NADP-dependent malic enzyme produces the protein MDEELRKKALEYHRFPKPGKIQVVATKGLASQRDLALAYSPGVAAACDAIVADPAEARNLTSRGNLVAVISNGTAVLGLGDIGPLASKPVMEGKGVLFKKFAGIDVFDIEIEQKDPDKLVEIIAALEPTFGGINLEDIKAPECFYVERKLRERMKIPVFHDDQHGTAIIVGAAVKNALALIGKQLDQVKLVASGAGAAAIACLDLLVSLGVKREHIIVCDSKGVIHTERGPLDETKQRYARETELRTLSQALVGADIFLGLSGQGLVTGDMLKTMAANPLVLALANPNPEITPPEAQAARADAIICTGRSDYPNQVNNVLCFPFMFRGALDVGATTINEAMKHAAVNAIAELAHAEQSDVVADAYGGQELSFGPEYLIPKPFDPRLIIKIAPAVAKAAMETGVATRPIEDFHAYIDELTQFVYKTNLFMRPVFAAAKKAQKRVVFCEGEDERVLHAVQEIIDMQLCQPILIGRPAVLQARIDKLGLRIRPGIDFEVCNPEHDTRYREYWQLYYSLMMRKGVSENLAKAEVRRKTTLIGALMVKRGEADALICGTYGLYHNHHHHLMNVLGQKAGTTVTAAMNILLLQTGNMFICDTYVNQDPTAEQLADMTLMAAETVRKFGIAPKIALLSHSSFGSYDTPSARKMQETLELVTQRAPELEIDGEMHGDAALSSTIRQQVFPHSRLKGEANILMMPNLDAANISFNLLKTTSVDGVTIGPILMGLDKPAHILTPTASVRRIINMAALAAVEAANQQ, from the coding sequence ATGGACGAAGAACTACGCAAAAAAGCACTCGAATACCACCGTTTTCCTAAACCAGGAAAAATTCAGGTCGTCGCAACCAAAGGCTTGGCCAGCCAACGCGATTTGGCGCTCGCCTACTCCCCTGGCGTGGCAGCCGCTTGCGACGCCATCGTGGCCGACCCCGCCGAAGCTCGAAACCTCACCTCGCGCGGCAATCTGGTGGCGGTGATTAGTAACGGCACTGCAGTGCTTGGCCTAGGTGACATCGGCCCCTTAGCCAGCAAACCCGTTATGGAAGGCAAAGGCGTTTTATTCAAAAAATTTGCTGGCATCGATGTATTTGATATCGAAATCGAGCAAAAAGACCCAGACAAACTAGTGGAAATTATTGCCGCGCTGGAGCCAACCTTTGGCGGCATCAATTTAGAAGACATCAAAGCCCCTGAGTGCTTTTATGTTGAGCGCAAATTGCGCGAACGGATGAAAATCCCTGTTTTTCATGATGATCAGCACGGCACCGCGATTATTGTCGGTGCAGCAGTAAAAAACGCATTGGCACTGATCGGCAAACAGCTCGATCAAGTCAAATTAGTGGCCTCGGGCGCAGGGGCAGCGGCGATTGCTTGCCTGGATTTGTTAGTATCGCTCGGCGTTAAACGCGAACACATCATTGTTTGCGACTCTAAAGGGGTTATTCACACCGAACGCGGCCCGCTGGATGAAACCAAGCAGCGCTACGCGCGTGAAACCGAGCTACGAACGCTTAGCCAAGCATTGGTTGGCGCTGATATTTTCCTCGGGCTTTCCGGTCAAGGTTTGGTGACGGGCGATATGCTAAAAACCATGGCTGCCAATCCGCTCGTTTTGGCGCTAGCCAATCCCAACCCAGAAATCACGCCACCTGAAGCGCAAGCTGCCCGCGCTGACGCAATTATTTGCACCGGCCGCTCGGATTACCCGAACCAAGTGAACAATGTACTGTGCTTCCCGTTTATGTTCCGTGGCGCGCTGGATGTGGGCGCCACAACCATCAATGAAGCGATGAAGCACGCGGCAGTCAATGCCATTGCCGAGTTAGCGCATGCCGAGCAATCGGATGTGGTCGCCGACGCCTACGGCGGGCAAGAATTATCGTTTGGCCCTGAGTATTTAATACCAAAACCCTTCGATCCACGCCTGATTATTAAAATCGCGCCTGCAGTGGCCAAAGCAGCGATGGAAACAGGCGTTGCAACGCGCCCGATTGAAGACTTCCACGCCTATATCGACGAGCTAACGCAGTTTGTTTATAAAACCAATCTGTTTATGCGCCCGGTTTTTGCTGCGGCGAAAAAAGCGCAAAAACGCGTCGTATTCTGCGAAGGTGAAGACGAGCGTGTACTGCATGCCGTACAAGAAATCATCGATATGCAGTTATGCCAACCGATTTTGATTGGCCGCCCCGCCGTGCTGCAGGCGCGCATCGATAAATTGGGGCTACGCATCCGCCCCGGCATTGATTTTGAAGTCTGCAACCCAGAGCACGACACCCGCTACCGTGAATATTGGCAGCTGTACTACAGCCTGATGATGCGCAAAGGCGTATCGGAAAACCTAGCCAAAGCCGAAGTGCGCCGCAAAACCACTTTGATTGGCGCTTTAATGGTCAAACGTGGCGAAGCGGATGCTTTAATTTGTGGCACTTACGGGCTGTACCATAACCATCATCATCACCTGATGAATGTATTGGGGCAAAAAGCAGGCACCACGGTGACGGCAGCGATGAATATTTTGCTACTGCAAACTGGCAATATGTTTATTTGCGATACTTACGTCAATCAAGATCCAACTGCCGAGCAATTAGCCGACATGACCTTGATGGCGGCGGAAACAGTACGCAAATTTGGTATTGCGCCCAAAATCGCCCTCTTAAGCCACTCCAGTTTTGGCAGCTACGACACACCTTCAGCACGCAAAATGCAAGAAACGCTGGAGCTAGTAACGCAGCGTGCACCCGAGCTGGAAATCGACGGCGAAATGCACGGCGATGCCGCACTTTCCAGCACGATACGCCAGCAAGTATTCCCGCATTCGCGCTTAAAAGGCGAAGCCAATATTTTGATGATGCCGAATTTAGACGCGGCCAATATCTCGTTTAATTTACTGAAAACCACATCGGTCGATGGCGTAACAATTGGGCCGATTTTAATGGGGCTGGATAAACCCGCGCATATTCTGACGCCAACCGCGTCGGTGCGGCGTATTATCAATATGGCGGCGCTGGCGGCAGTTGAAGCGGCTAACCAGCAATAA